The Sebastes umbrosus isolate fSebUmb1 chromosome 4, fSebUmb1.pri, whole genome shotgun sequence genome has a window encoding:
- the irak4 gene encoding interleukin-1 receptor-associated kinase 4: MNNSVTSSTYIRNLGYSLHRRLSDFLDPQDRWKDVIVSIRKPSGELRYSQLHVRRYEGLVAQGRSPTVELLRDWGTSNSTVGELVDILKRHKLLAAAGVLLPDSVEEAVSAEAQVAPPAVETYSALPTRLLEETETQPVPDSSVLQPQMLLGSSEPGHTEFSSFLYNELMKVTGNFDDRPISDGGSRLGEGGFGTVYKGLINDKPVAVKKLNPMDDVSVDELRVQFNQEIQTLKALKHENLVDMVGFSCDGQHPCLVYALMANGSLLDRLACLEGSPPLCWRQRSLIAEGTARGLEYLHSNHHIHRDVKSANILLDEKFVAKMSDFGLTRASAKRTSTTMMTERIVGTRAYMAPEALRGEITPKSDVFSFGVVLLEILSGLPPADENREPQFLMEMRYDIDDEDEELTLEDFLDKKMRDWELSQAESVYSLACNCLHDRKNRRPVIKQVLLELKGVVKNISLDFETQ, from the exons ATGAATAACTCAGTAACTTCCTCTACTTACATCCGTAACCTCGGTTATAGTTTGCATCGCAGACTGTCCGACTTTCTGGACCCTCAGGACAGGTGGAAGGACGTGATTGTCTCCATCCGGAAGCCCAGTGGAGAGCTGAGGTACTCTCAGCTTCATGTGAG gAGATATGAAGGTCTTGTTGCACAAGGTAGGAGTCCCACAGTGGAGCTGCTCCGAGACTGGGGGACCAGCAACAGCACAGTGGGGGAACTGGTGGACATCTTGAAGAGACACAAGTTACTGGCTGCTGCTGGAGTCCTGCTACCAG ACTCAGTGGAAGAGGCCGTCTCAGCAGAGGCCCAGGTGGCTCCTCCAGCTGTAGAAACATACAGCGCTCTTCCAACTAGACTACTGGAAGAGACGGAGACACAGCCGGTACCTGACAGCTCTGTTCTGCAGCCACAGATGCTACTGGGGAGCAGTGAACCAGGACACACAG AATTCTCCAGTTTCTTGTACAACGAGCTGATGAAGGTCACAGGCAACTTCGATGACCGTCCCATATCAGACGGCGGCAGCAGACTCGGAGAGGGAGGCTTCGGCACGGTGTACAAAGGTCTCATTAATGACAAACCTGTTGCTGTGAAAAAGCTCAATCCA ATGGATGACGTCTCCGTGGACGAGCTGAGAGTTCAGTTCAACCAAGAGATCCAAACTCTGAAAGC GTTGAAACATGAAAACTTGGTTGACATGGTTGGATTTTCCTGTGATGGACAGCACCCCTGTTTGGTGTACGCCCTCATGGCCAACGGTTCTCTGCTAGACCGACTAGCTTGCTTG GAGGGAAGTCCTCCACTGTGCTGGCGACAGAGATCCTTGATAGCTGAAGGGACAGCGAGAGGCTTGGAGTATCTGCACAGCAACCATCATATCCACAGAGATGTTAAAAG CGCAAACATCCTGTTAGATGAAAAATTTGTGGCAAAGATGTCCGACTTTGGGCTGACGAGGGCGTCGGCCAAGCGGACGTCAACGACCATGATGACGGAGAGGATTGTGGGTACCCGTGCGTACATGGCACCTGAGGCGCTGAGAGGAGAGATCACACCCAAATCTGATGTCTTCAGCTTTGGAGTG GTGTTGTTAGAAATATTGTCTGGACTCCCGCCAGCCGATGAAAACCGTGAGCCGCAGTTCTTG ATGGAGATGAGGTATGATATCGATGATGAAGACGAGGAGCTGACTTTAGAGGACTTTCTGGACAAGAAGATGAGAGACTGGGAGCTGAGCCAGGCGGAGAGTGTTTACTCTCTGGCCTGTAACTGCCTCCACGACAGGAAGAACAGACGGCCGGTCATCAAACAG GTCCTGTTGGAGCTTAAAGGAGTCGTCAAAAACATTTCACTGGATTTTGAGACACAGTAG